One window of Chionomys nivalis chromosome 10, mChiNiv1.1, whole genome shotgun sequence genomic DNA carries:
- the Tmed8 gene encoding protein TMED8 isoform X2 translates to MSDRQATEGPAFWSPAARRGSAGGVGDRQGVEGSQAAASEKEDLENTKVSSPLASASDPEPRPSPYRPQMVSPASKDTTEDIQKAAAASEVQAPGEQELLPAGQAQMAKYQAPQRPEDTVMIQSEHTGAVDVLSTDLESADLLGDHRKVSPPLMAPPCIWTFAKVKEFKSKLGKEKNSRLVVKRGEVVTIRVPTHPEGKRVCWEFATDDYDIGFGVYFDWTPVTSTDITVQVSDSSEDEDEEEEEEEEIEEPVPVGDVERGSRSSLRGRYGEVMPVYRRDSHRDVQAGSHDYPGEGIYLLKFDNSYSLLRNKTLYFHISYAS, encoded by the exons ATGTCGGACCGGCAGGCGACTGAGGGGCCGGCCTTCTGGAGCCCCGCTGCTCGTCGAGGGTCGGCTGGAGGCGTCGGGGACCGACAGGGAGTGGAGGGGAGCCAGGCGGCCGCTTCAG AGAAAgaagatctagaaaacaccaaGGTCAGCTCTCCACTGGCTTCTGCCTCTGATCCAGAACCCCGGCCCTCACCCTACAG GCCACAGATGGTATCTCCAGCGAGTAAGGATACCACGGAGGATATACAGAAAGCGGCTGCTGCTTCCGAGGTTCAGGCTCCAGGGGAGCAGGAGTTGCTGCCAGCAGGCCAAGCTCAG ATGGCCAAGTACCAAGCTCCACAGCGACCCGAAGACACGGTCATGATCCAGTCCGAGCACACTGGAGCTGTCGATGTCCTCTCAACAGATTTGGAGTCTGCAGATCTTCTGGGGGACCACAGGAAAG TCTCTCCACCTCTGATGGCGCCCCCATGCATCTGGACCTTTGCCAAAGTGAAGGAATTCAAAAGCAAGCTGGGCAAAGAGAAGAACAGCCGTCTGGTGGTGAAGCGGGGAGAAGTGGTCACCATCCGGGTCCCCACCCATCCCGAGGGAAAGCGCGTCTGCTGGGAATTCGCAACTGATGACTATGATATTGGTTTTGGAGTTTATTTTGACTGGACCCCGGTAACCAGCACCGACATAACTGTGCAGGTCAGCGATTCTAGTGAGGATGAGGacgaagaagaggaagaggaggaggagatcgAAG AACCCGTCCCTGTTGGAGATGTGGAGAGAGGCTCCAGGAGTTCTCTACGGGGTCGCTATGGGGAAGTCATGCCTGTGTACCGGAGGGACAGCCACAGAGATGTGCAAGCTGGCAGCCATGACTACCCTGGAGAGGGCATCTACTTGCTCAAGTTTGACAACTCCTACTCCCTGCTGCGCAACAAGACTCTGTACTTCCACATCTCCTACGCTAGCTGA
- the Tmed8 gene encoding protein TMED8 isoform X4 yields the protein MVSPASKDTTEDIQKAAAASEVQAPGEQELLPAGQAQVHTEMAKYQAPQRPEDTVMIQSEHTGAVDVLSTDLESADLLGDHRKVSPPLMAPPCIWTFAKVKEFKSKLGKEKNSRLVVKRGEVVTIRVPTHPEGKRVCWEFATDDYDIGFGVYFDWTPVTSTDITVQVSDSSEDEDEEEEEEEEIEEPVPVGDVERGSRSSLRGRYGEVMPVYRRDSHRDVQAGSHDYPGEGIYLLKFDNSYSLLRNKTLYFHISYAS from the exons ATGGTATCTCCAGCGAGTAAGGATACCACGGAGGATATACAGAAAGCGGCTGCTGCTTCCGAGGTTCAGGCTCCAGGGGAGCAGGAGTTGCTGCCAGCAGGCCAAGCTCAGGTACACACTGAG ATGGCCAAGTACCAAGCTCCACAGCGACCCGAAGACACGGTCATGATCCAGTCCGAGCACACTGGAGCTGTCGATGTCCTCTCAACAGATTTGGAGTCTGCAGATCTTCTGGGGGACCACAGGAAAG TCTCTCCACCTCTGATGGCGCCCCCATGCATCTGGACCTTTGCCAAAGTGAAGGAATTCAAAAGCAAGCTGGGCAAAGAGAAGAACAGCCGTCTGGTGGTGAAGCGGGGAGAAGTGGTCACCATCCGGGTCCCCACCCATCCCGAGGGAAAGCGCGTCTGCTGGGAATTCGCAACTGATGACTATGATATTGGTTTTGGAGTTTATTTTGACTGGACCCCGGTAACCAGCACCGACATAACTGTGCAGGTCAGCGATTCTAGTGAGGATGAGGacgaagaagaggaagaggaggaggagatcgAAG AACCCGTCCCTGTTGGAGATGTGGAGAGAGGCTCCAGGAGTTCTCTACGGGGTCGCTATGGGGAAGTCATGCCTGTGTACCGGAGGGACAGCCACAGAGATGTGCAAGCTGGCAGCCATGACTACCCTGGAGAGGGCATCTACTTGCTCAAGTTTGACAACTCCTACTCCCTGCTGCGCAACAAGACTCTGTACTTCCACATCTCCTACGCTAGCTGA
- the Tmed8 gene encoding protein TMED8 isoform X3 — translation MFSSSERPQMVSPASKDTTEDIQKAAAASEVQAPGEQELLPAGQAQVHTEMAKYQAPQRPEDTVMIQSEHTGAVDVLSTDLESADLLGDHRKVSPPLMAPPCIWTFAKVKEFKSKLGKEKNSRLVVKRGEVVTIRVPTHPEGKRVCWEFATDDYDIGFGVYFDWTPVTSTDITVQVSDSSEDEDEEEEEEEEIEEPVPVGDVERGSRSSLRGRYGEVMPVYRRDSHRDVQAGSHDYPGEGIYLLKFDNSYSLLRNKTLYFHISYAS, via the exons atgttttcttcttctgagagGCCACAGATGGTATCTCCAGCGAGTAAGGATACCACGGAGGATATACAGAAAGCGGCTGCTGCTTCCGAGGTTCAGGCTCCAGGGGAGCAGGAGTTGCTGCCAGCAGGCCAAGCTCAGGTACACACTGAG ATGGCCAAGTACCAAGCTCCACAGCGACCCGAAGACACGGTCATGATCCAGTCCGAGCACACTGGAGCTGTCGATGTCCTCTCAACAGATTTGGAGTCTGCAGATCTTCTGGGGGACCACAGGAAAG TCTCTCCACCTCTGATGGCGCCCCCATGCATCTGGACCTTTGCCAAAGTGAAGGAATTCAAAAGCAAGCTGGGCAAAGAGAAGAACAGCCGTCTGGTGGTGAAGCGGGGAGAAGTGGTCACCATCCGGGTCCCCACCCATCCCGAGGGAAAGCGCGTCTGCTGGGAATTCGCAACTGATGACTATGATATTGGTTTTGGAGTTTATTTTGACTGGACCCCGGTAACCAGCACCGACATAACTGTGCAGGTCAGCGATTCTAGTGAGGATGAGGacgaagaagaggaagaggaggaggagatcgAAG AACCCGTCCCTGTTGGAGATGTGGAGAGAGGCTCCAGGAGTTCTCTACGGGGTCGCTATGGGGAAGTCATGCCTGTGTACCGGAGGGACAGCCACAGAGATGTGCAAGCTGGCAGCCATGACTACCCTGGAGAGGGCATCTACTTGCTCAAGTTTGACAACTCCTACTCCCTGCTGCGCAACAAGACTCTGTACTTCCACATCTCCTACGCTAGCTGA
- the Samd15 gene encoding sterile alpha motif domain-containing protein 15, with protein sequence MAEVPEDYDSDQYETQETKRTKSPRSRKLHTFKSDTVVEVTPEMLPEIDREPKKFKTEEDDFEEGKPGNAENVLQESARTPEEEIPKETNMDLPSQTEAEITQVLKLETSWEAGREDLEVPVDEKHEEPDLQPPYVSVDLLFTEPPAETDPEQNTVDFPSEKPRKSVEEEDLPPLKMTKSEITKTQEESAEEKSTEPSEVTKPEFPGQTIRKSTEEVDIKPPEEIQIKSIEQIGTEQQPEQIKPKFPGQKPKQSIEEKVPAPLEKIKREFSGEESRKPIDEASLELSERATSEVSKETQSSFEEKIPETLEVAALGLPEEIEPDVQGETQKKSVEEKVPETSEDRKPAGQKEKRRKSSEKSESKGTLIESSKKKTPPLQEQMDANLPKKKHQKPAEETGRGPPHMTKPEVQEKSQPAPTKELELSNEPKPGKSATELPKDHRPGPSKLKYPVGKDELVFPEYHKKTAEKETNKAKTENEFMVSSPRESVESGGTDNEPHELLKVLQTEINEVHPTDPASESCIELRDSITEKKVVVLPQGSENETKINKSVSPPFEHLKWTAENVAQWVGELGFPQYKECFTANFINGPKLIYVNCCNLPQMGITDFEDMKTISRHIRELLGIEEPPFSRSISLPYRDNIGLFLEQKGHSGVNSDSLTLSEFVKAAGLQEYEPELDTVDKHESSLPDNSSQEENKEALLQTPAVEKMQVNGQMAEEPEKQLHRSLTPSETESFPNQVEKIRDVQTFKSAEPGLEQAGVKHRRLNRAVRQKGR encoded by the exons ATGGCCGAAGTCCCAGAAGATTATGATTCTGACCAATATGAAACTCAAGAGACTAAAAGAACTAAATCTCCAAGATCTCGTAAATTGCATACTTTCAAATCAGACACCGTGGTAGAGGTAACCCCTGAGATGCTCCCAGAGATCGACCGAGAGCCAAAGAAATTTAAGACTGAGGAAGATGACTTTGAAGAGGGGAAGCCAGGGAATGCAGAAAACGTACTGCAAGAGTCAGCCAGGACGCCCGAAGAAGAAATTCCCAAGGAGACCAACATGGACCTACCTAGCCAAACTGAAGCAGAGATAACGCAAGTGTTGAAGTTAGAGACATcatgggaagcaggaagagaggacTTGGAGGTACCAGTGGATGAGAAACATGAGGAGCCAGACCTACAACCACCATACGTTTCAGTAGATTTACTATTCACAGAACCACCtgcagaaacaga TCCAGAGCAAAACACAGTAGATTTTCCAagtgaaaaaccaagaaaatcgGTTGAAGAGGAAGATCTACCTCCATTAAAGATGACCAAGTCCGAAATTACAAAGACACAAGAAGAGTCAGCTGAAGAGAAAAGTACAGAGCCATCTGAGGTGACTAAGCCAGAGTTTCCAGGCCAGACAATAAGAAAATCTACCGAGGAAGTAGATATTAAGCCTCCAGAAGAGATTCAAATAAAGTCCATAGAGCAGATAGGCACCGAGCAGCAGCCTGAGCAGATTAAGCCAAAATTCCCAGGCCAGAAACCAAAACAGTCAATTGAAGAGAAAGTTCCAGCGCCACTGGAAAAAATCAAGAGGGAGTTTTCTGGGGAAGAATCGAGAAAACCAATTGATGAAGCAAGTCTAGAGCTCTCAGAAAGGGCGACCTCAGAAgtttcaaaggaaacacaaagttCTTTTGAGGAAAAGATTCCAGAGACACTGGAAGTGGCTGCTCTGGGACTCCCAGAAGAGATAGAACCTGATGTCCAGGGGGAGACACAGAAAAAGTCAGTTGAGGAGAAAGTTCCAGAGACATCAGAGGATAGGAAACCAGCAGGTCAAAAAGAAAAGCGGAGAAAATCAAGTGAGAAGTCAGAATCAAAGGGAACATTAATAGAGTCAAGTAAGAAGAAGACTCCACCGCTACAAGAACAGATGGATGCAAATTTGCCAAAGAAGAAACATCAAAAACCAGCTGAGGAAACAGGGCGAGGGCCACCACACATGACCAAACCAGAAGTGCAAGAGAAGTCACAGCCAGCACCAACCAAGGAGCTAGAGTTATCCAATGAACCCAAACCAGGAAAGTCAGCTACAGAACTCCCCAAGGACCACAGGCCAGGACCAAGCAAACTTAAGTATCCCGTAGGCAAGGATGAGCTAGTATTTCCCGAATATCACAAAAAGACGgcagaaaaagaaactaacaagGCTAAAACTGAAAATGAGTTTATGGTAAGCTCTCCCAGAGAAAGTGTTGAATCAGGCGGTACAGATAATGAACCTCACGAACTCCTCAAAGTGCTTCAGACGGAAATCAACGAAGTACATCCAACCGATCCTGCTTCGGAGTCTTGCATAGAATTGAGAGATTCAATTACTGAAAAGAAAGTTGTAGTTTTACCCCAGGGGTCAGAGAATGAAACCAAGATCAACAAAAGTGTGAGCCCGCCATTTGAACACCTTAAGTGGACCGCAGAGAATGTGGCACAGTGGGTTGGCGAGCTAGGCTTCCCTCAATACAAG GAGTGTTTTACCGCAAACTTCATCAATGGTCCCAAACTCATCTACGTGAACTGCTGCAACCTGCCTCAGATGGGGATAACTGATTTTGAAGACATGAAG ACGATATCTCGTCATATTCGAGAGCTTCTGGGCATCGAAGAGCCGCCGTTCAGCCGCAGCATCAGCCTTCCCTACAGGGACAACATTGGCTTGTTCTTAGAGCAGAAAGGTCACAGTGGAGTCAACTCCGACTCCCTGACCTTGTCTGAATTTGTTAAAGCGGCGGGGTTGCAGGAGTATGAGCCGGAGTTGGACACCGTGGACAAGCATGAGTCCTCACTGCCAGACAACAGCAgccaggaagaaaacaaggaagcaTTACTGCAAACACCAGCTGTGGAAAAGA TGCAAGTAAACGGACAAATGGCAGAAGAGCCTGAGAAACAGCTTCACCGCAGCCTCACTCCCTCGGAGACTGAGTCCTTTCCAAACCAGGTGGAAAAGATCAGGGATGTGCAAACATTCAAATCAGCAGAGCCAGGTTTAGAACAGGCCGGGGTAAAGCACAGAAGGCTGAATCGTGCAGTCCGACAGAAAGGCCGCTGA
- the Tmed8 gene encoding protein TMED8 isoform X1, whose translation MSDRQATEGPAFWSPAARRGSAGGVGDRQGVEGSQAAASEKEDLENTKVSSPLASASDPEPRPSPYRPQMVSPASKDTTEDIQKAAAASEVQAPGEQELLPAGQAQVHTEMAKYQAPQRPEDTVMIQSEHTGAVDVLSTDLESADLLGDHRKVSPPLMAPPCIWTFAKVKEFKSKLGKEKNSRLVVKRGEVVTIRVPTHPEGKRVCWEFATDDYDIGFGVYFDWTPVTSTDITVQVSDSSEDEDEEEEEEEEIEEPVPVGDVERGSRSSLRGRYGEVMPVYRRDSHRDVQAGSHDYPGEGIYLLKFDNSYSLLRNKTLYFHISYAS comes from the exons ATGTCGGACCGGCAGGCGACTGAGGGGCCGGCCTTCTGGAGCCCCGCTGCTCGTCGAGGGTCGGCTGGAGGCGTCGGGGACCGACAGGGAGTGGAGGGGAGCCAGGCGGCCGCTTCAG AGAAAgaagatctagaaaacaccaaGGTCAGCTCTCCACTGGCTTCTGCCTCTGATCCAGAACCCCGGCCCTCACCCTACAG GCCACAGATGGTATCTCCAGCGAGTAAGGATACCACGGAGGATATACAGAAAGCGGCTGCTGCTTCCGAGGTTCAGGCTCCAGGGGAGCAGGAGTTGCTGCCAGCAGGCCAAGCTCAGGTACACACTGAG ATGGCCAAGTACCAAGCTCCACAGCGACCCGAAGACACGGTCATGATCCAGTCCGAGCACACTGGAGCTGTCGATGTCCTCTCAACAGATTTGGAGTCTGCAGATCTTCTGGGGGACCACAGGAAAG TCTCTCCACCTCTGATGGCGCCCCCATGCATCTGGACCTTTGCCAAAGTGAAGGAATTCAAAAGCAAGCTGGGCAAAGAGAAGAACAGCCGTCTGGTGGTGAAGCGGGGAGAAGTGGTCACCATCCGGGTCCCCACCCATCCCGAGGGAAAGCGCGTCTGCTGGGAATTCGCAACTGATGACTATGATATTGGTTTTGGAGTTTATTTTGACTGGACCCCGGTAACCAGCACCGACATAACTGTGCAGGTCAGCGATTCTAGTGAGGATGAGGacgaagaagaggaagaggaggaggagatcgAAG AACCCGTCCCTGTTGGAGATGTGGAGAGAGGCTCCAGGAGTTCTCTACGGGGTCGCTATGGGGAAGTCATGCCTGTGTACCGGAGGGACAGCCACAGAGATGTGCAAGCTGGCAGCCATGACTACCCTGGAGAGGGCATCTACTTGCTCAAGTTTGACAACTCCTACTCCCTGCTGCGCAACAAGACTCTGTACTTCCACATCTCCTACGCTAGCTGA